The DNA sequence TCGTCTCCCGCGCATTGTTCGTAGGCATGGAGCGCGCCGTTCGGGAGATGCGCACGCTCCTCCGTGAGGCACGCGTCTCTTGAAGCTCGATTGGAAGGCGGTCGTCGGCGTCGCCATCAGCGGCGTGTTGCTGTGGTGGCTGTTCCGCGATCAGGACGCTGCCCAGATCTGGGCGCAGATCCGGAGCGCCAACCTGCTGCTGTTTCTCCTGGCCACCGCCATCGCCGTCTCCGCGTACGCGGTGCGGGCCTGGCGCTGGCGGCTGTTGCTACGGCCGGTTTGCCCCGAGACGTCGTTCTATCACCGTTGGGCCACCACCCACATCGGCTTCATGGCCAACAACCTCCTGCCGGCCCGCGTCGGCGAGTTCGTGCGCGCCTACGCGTTGGCGCGCGTGGAGCCGGTGTCCGTCTCCGGGGCGTTCGGTTCGTTGGTGGTGGCGCGCTTCCTGGACGGCATCGCCGTGGTGGCGCTGCTGGTTGTGGCGGTGGCGCTTCCGAGCTTCCCGACCGGCGTCGTCGTGTTCGGCCAGCCCCTGGCCGGCTTCGTACGGGGAGTCGTCATCACGTTGGGCGCGCTCCTGGTGATCATTGCCACGCTGGTGCTGGTCCCTGGTCTGGCG is a window from the Gemmatimonadota bacterium genome containing:
- a CDS encoding lysylphosphatidylglycerol synthase transmembrane domain-containing protein, with translation MKLDWKAVVGVAISGVLLWWLFRDQDAAQIWAQIRSANLLLFLLATAIAVSAYAVRAWRWRLLLRPVCPETSFYHRWATTHIGFMANNLLPARVGEFVRAYALARVEPVSVSGAFGSLVVARFLDGIAVVALLVVAVALPSFPTGVVVFGQPLAGFVRGVVITLGALLVIIATLVLVPGLARWGVRQVGRVLPEKGAHTLAAMTDHFLNGLSVLRDVRLFAGALALSLLHWSWYGISFLLGLRAFHIDVGYGAALFTQSMVAFGAAVPSAPGFFGTWHAAAKVALVDAYGVPEAQALAFATGYHLAGFLPITALGLYYAWRLGIHVTQVEAPAEAPQPEPAV